One part of the Olleya sp. YS genome encodes these proteins:
- a CDS encoding glycosyltransferase family 2 protein: MISALAITYNEEDNIERYIKSLSFADEIIIVDSYSTDNTEALAKQHNVTFVKRKFDNFSSQKNYAMSLAKHDWVTFFDLDEMIPEALAEEIITTVQSNPKEKAFRVKRDFHFMGKRIKYSGFQTDIAVRLFDKNYCKYNGKLVHEAIETSAKIGLLKQHVNHQTYKDFDSYNEKLSLYSKLQAEALYKKNVRPNLYHFLFRPWYRFMHQYFLRLGFLDGKEGFIISYVHAFSVFKRYIQLWTMYRNID, translated from the coding sequence ATGATAAGCGCTTTAGCTATTACATATAACGAAGAAGATAATATAGAACGCTATATTAAAAGCTTGTCTTTTGCAGATGAAATTATTATTGTAGACTCCTACAGCACAGATAATACGGAAGCACTTGCTAAACAACATAATGTAACTTTTGTTAAACGAAAATTTGATAATTTTTCTTCTCAAAAAAATTACGCAATGAGTTTAGCAAAACATGATTGGGTCACCTTTTTTGATTTAGATGAAATGATTCCTGAAGCATTAGCTGAAGAGATTATCACCACTGTACAATCCAACCCTAAAGAAAAAGCTTTTAGAGTAAAGCGCGATTTTCATTTTATGGGAAAACGTATTAAATATAGTGGTTTTCAAACTGATATTGCAGTGCGTTTATTTGATAAAAACTATTGTAAATACAATGGAAAACTAGTCCATGAAGCTATAGAAACTTCTGCTAAAATTGGTCTTTTAAAACAACACGTTAATCATCAAACGTATAAGGATTTTGATAGTTATAATGAAAAATTAAGTCTATACAGTAAATTACAAGCCGAAGCGTTATACAAAAAAAATGTACGTCCAAATTTATATCATTTTTTGTTTAGACCTTGGTATCGTTTTATGCATCAATATTTTTTGCGTTTAGGTTTTTTAGATGGTAAAGAGGGTTTTATAATTAGTTACGTGCATGCGTTTTCGGTATTTAAACGTTATATTCAGCTTTGGACTATGTACAGAAATATAGATTAA
- a CDS encoding polysaccharide deacetylase family protein yields MYHSVTTQSSKSRGLTIDVQKLEEQLLFLKSEGYTTLHFKDLQQFSSAKDFPGKAVIITFDDVYVNQLELAYPLFVKHHLKACFYIPFKYVGGVNTWDEGVEPIMSVAQLQSLDSEVIELGLHSFAHQRYDQLSLEAIQKDFDLCKDFIVENKLDINNTLAYPYGKYPKAGEEQHAFFKCLKENNIAYGLRIGNRVNRFPFKNHYEIQRLDIKGEDSLKTFKRKLKKGKRLF; encoded by the coding sequence ATGTATCATAGTGTAACCACTCAATCTAGTAAGAGTCGTGGTTTAACTATTGATGTCCAAAAGTTAGAAGAGCAACTGTTGTTTTTAAAATCTGAAGGCTATACCACACTTCATTTTAAAGATTTACAGCAGTTTAGTTCTGCTAAAGACTTTCCGGGAAAAGCGGTGATTATAACGTTTGATGATGTGTATGTCAATCAGTTAGAATTGGCTTATCCATTGTTTGTAAAGCACCATTTAAAAGCATGTTTTTACATACCGTTTAAATATGTTGGAGGTGTAAATACTTGGGATGAAGGTGTAGAACCTATAATGTCTGTTGCACAATTACAGTCTTTAGACAGTGAAGTAATCGAACTTGGTTTACACAGTTTTGCGCATCAACGTTATGATCAACTATCTCTTGAAGCCATACAAAAAGACTTTGATTTATGTAAAGATTTTATAGTCGAAAATAAGCTAGATATCAATAATACATTAGCGTATCCTTATGGAAAATACCCAAAAGCAGGAGAGGAGCAACATGCTTTTTTTAAGTGTTTAAAAGAAAATAATATTGCTTATGGTTTACGTATTGGAAATAGAGTGAATAGATTTCCGTTTAAAAATCATTACGAAATACAACGTTTAGATATTAAAGGAGAGGATAGTTTGAAAACGTTTAAGCGCAAGTTGAAGAAGGGGAAGCGTTTATTTTAG
- a CDS encoding glycosyltransferase family 2 protein produces MKTLTVIIPTYNEENYLENALRSVRFADQIIVVDSMSTDKTVEIAERYNCQVLSRKFDNFSNQKNHALQYATGEWILFIDADERIPNALKQEIIAAMDSNKHAGYKLNFPHFYMNRFLYNHSDNVTRLVKRDNCKFEGLVHEKLIVEGTIGQLKNPVLHFTYKGLLHYISKKDSYAWFQAEQLLKKGKKANYFHLAFKPFYRFFSSYILRRGFMDGIPGLAVASINAYGVFSRYVKLMLLQRGIK; encoded by the coding sequence ATGAAAACACTAACTGTTATTATTCCTACTTATAATGAGGAAAACTACCTTGAAAATGCCTTACGTTCTGTACGTTTTGCAGATCAAATTATTGTAGTGGACTCTATGAGTACTGATAAAACAGTTGAGATTGCAGAACGTTACAATTGTCAAGTGTTATCCCGTAAATTTGATAATTTTTCGAATCAGAAAAATCATGCGTTACAATATGCAACAGGCGAATGGATTTTGTTTATTGATGCTGACGAGCGTATCCCAAACGCCTTAAAGCAAGAAATTATAGCAGCAATGGACAGCAACAAACATGCTGGTTACAAGCTTAATTTTCCGCATTTTTATATGAATCGGTTTTTGTATAACCATAGTGACAACGTTACTAGATTAGTTAAACGTGACAACTGTAAATTTGAAGGATTGGTACACGAAAAATTAATTGTTGAAGGTACCATTGGACAACTTAAAAACCCAGTACTGCACTTTACCTACAAAGGTTTACTGCATTATATAAGCAAAAAGGATAGCTACGCTTGGTTTCAGGCAGAGCAACTACTAAAAAAAGGAAAAAAAGCAAACTATTTTCATTTAGCTTTTAAACCCTTTTATCGTTTTTTTAGTAGCTATATTTTACGTCGTGGGTTTATGGATGGGATTCCTGGATTAGCAGTTGCTAGTATTAATGCTTATGGTGTATTTTCTAGATATGTAAAGTTGATGTTGTTACAGAGAGGGATTAAATAG
- a CDS encoding glycosyltransferase family 2 protein: MSGLPITVIISTYNSEAWLAKVLESYKHQDYENFEVIVADDGSRETTKDLIDSFREDYPVNLRHIWHEDKGYRRQELLNKCIVQTEHDYILMTDGDCIARKDFVSTHAKYAEKGYFLSGGYLKLDMPTSEVISLKDIENENCFNTDWLKKNGSVSFKNALKINVSGILADVLDTVTPTGATFNNCNSSAWKDDLIAINGYDERMQYGGPDRELGERLFNYGIKSKQIRHKAIVLHLDHPRGYKTKESLDRNLAIRKNVKDNKVVKTPYGIEKLKD, from the coding sequence ATGAGTGGTTTACCTATTACTGTTATCATTAGTACTTACAATTCTGAAGCATGGCTTGCCAAAGTTTTAGAAAGCTACAAGCATCAAGATTATGAAAATTTTGAAGTGATTGTTGCAGATGATGGGTCGCGTGAAACAACCAAAGACTTAATTGATAGTTTTCGTGAAGATTATCCTGTAAACTTGCGTCATATATGGCATGAGGATAAAGGGTACAGACGACAGGAGTTGTTAAATAAGTGTATTGTACAAACAGAACACGACTATATTTTAATGACAGATGGTGACTGTATAGCACGAAAAGACTTTGTATCTACACATGCTAAATATGCTGAGAAAGGCTACTTTCTATCTGGTGGGTATTTAAAACTAGATATGCCAACTAGCGAAGTCATTTCATTAAAAGATATCGAAAACGAAAATTGCTTTAATACCGATTGGTTAAAAAAGAATGGTAGTGTTAGTTTTAAAAATGCTTTAAAAATAAATGTAAGTGGTATTTTAGCTGATGTACTAGATACTGTGACACCAACAGGAGCTACGTTTAATAACTGTAATTCTAGTGCTTGGAAAGACGATTTAATCGCTATAAATGGTTATGATGAGCGTATGCAGTATGGTGGACCAGATCGCGAGTTAGGTGAGCGTTTGTTTAATTATGGCATCAAGTCTAAACAAATTAGACATAAAGCTATTGTACTTCATTTAGATCATCCCAGAGGTTATAAAACAAAGGAATCTTTAGATCGTAATTTAGCCATTAGAAAAAACGTAAAAGACAACAAGGTGGTTAAAACACCATATGGTATTGAGAAGTTAAAGGATTAA